From the Gadus chalcogrammus isolate NIFS_2021 chromosome 15, NIFS_Gcha_1.0, whole genome shotgun sequence genome, one window contains:
- the LOC130405127 gene encoding uncharacterized protein LOC130405127, protein MRFRKEKVAILADIQQMFHCFLVREDHRNYLRFLWYRDNDVTKEIIDYRMKVHVFGNSPSPAVAIYGLRRAIREGAREHGSDTVNFVKRHFYVDDGLRSASTNAEAISLLSRTQMSLAESNLRLHKFASNSQTVLEAFPSEDCAAVAKDVDLSGEAASTQRSLGLLWEMASDTFTFSVANTIKPFTRRGVLSTVNSVFDPLGFLAPVTIQGRLLLRELTAEQSGWDVPLPEDKFSKWKAWQESLQELRHLHVPQTYTSALLETAVRTELCVFSDASIKAIGAVAYLKAVQGDGQTHIGFVMAKSKLAPQSEPTIPRLELCAAVLAVEMADLIHDELDLKLDSTKFYTDSKVVLGYIRNESRRFYVYVHNRVQRIRQTTKPEQWHYVRTEVNPADHASRSIPASLLAQTAWLQGPDFLLDSPNEPDPVQSFDLIKPELDVDIRPQVRSYATKLQEKSLSTERFLRFSSFNSLVRAIAHLIHIVRSFKLTKDMDKCQGWHRCDLSRTPDELSLAKEVIISAVQRRAFSKEFEALITNKPVPINSRLRCLSPTLENNLICVGGRLKNANLGTGEKNPIILPKENHIALLLVRHHHAQVKHQGRHLTEGAIRAAGLWLLGGKRLINSVLHKCITCRKLRGKMQEQRMANLPPERLQTCPPFTYVGLDVFGPWCITARRTRGGQAESKRWAMMFCCMSSRAVHIEVIESMDTSSCINALRRFFAIRGPAKQLMSDCGTNFIAACKELGMSQNQPDATVQRYLNQQGCSWEFNPPTRLTHGRFLGTSD, encoded by the coding sequence ATGCGGTTCCGTAAGGAAAAGGTTGCCATCTTGGCAGACATACAGCAGATGTTTCACTGCTTTTTGGTGCGAGAGGACCACAGAAATTATTTGAGATTCCTGTGGTACCGGGACAATGATGTGACAAAAGAAATCATAGACTACAGAATGAAAGTTCATGTTTTCGGCAACAGTCCGTCCCCAGCCGTAGCCATCTACGGACTCAGGAGAGCAATTAGAGAGGGTGCACGAGAACATGGGTCCGACACGGTCAACTTCGTGAAACGCCACTTCTATGTGGACGACGGCCTTCGTTCTGCGTCGACCAATGCCGAAGCCATCAGCTTGTTGAGCAGAACACAGATGTCACTAGCCGAGTCAAACCTCAGGCTCCACAAGTTTGCCTCCAACAGCCAGACAGTCCTGGAAGCCTTTCCATCTGAAGACTGTGCTGCAGTTGCGAAGGATGTGGACTTAAGCGGAGAGGCTGCGTCCACTCAACGCAGTCTGGGTCTCCTGTGGGAGATGGCAAGTGACACATTCACTTTCTCTGTTGCAAACACCATCAAGCCGTTCACTCGCCGTGGTGTCCTCTCCACGGTGAACAGTGTTTTTGACCCCTTGGGTTTTCTGGCCCCAGTCACAATCCAAGGAAGGCTCCTCCTTCGGGAACTCACCGCTGAGCAGTCCGGGTGGGATGTACCACTGCCTGAAGACAAATTCAGCAAGTGGAAAGCTTGGCAAGAATCACTTCAGGAGCTGAGACACCTTCATGtaccacagacatacacatcaGCTTTACTAGAAACGGCAGTGCGTACAGAGCTCTGTGTGTTTTCTGATGCATCTATCAAAGCCATCGGTGCTGTGGCGTATTTGAAGGCCGTACAAGGAGATGGACAAACTCACATTGGGTTCGTCATGGCCAAATCAAAACTTGCACCTCAGTCTGAACCAACTATTCCAAGGCTCGAACTCTGTGCGGCAGTCTTAGCAGTGGAAATGGCAGACTTAATCCATGATGAATTGGATTTGAAGCTGGATTCCACAAAGTTCTATACTGACAGCAAAGTGGTCCTCGGCTATATCCGTAATGAATCCAGACGATTCTATGTCTACGTCCATAATAGAGTTCAGCGCATTCGCCAAACCACAAAACCTGAGCAATGGCACTATGTGCGCACAGAGGTTAATCCTGCAGACCATGCATCAAGGTCTATTCCTGCCTCACTCTTGGCACAGACTGCATGGTTACAAGGCCCTGACTTCTTGCTCGACTCTCCCAACGAACCAGATCCAGTTCAGTCCTTCGACCTGATCAAACCAGAATTGGACGTGGATATCCGTCCCCAAGTGAGGAGCTATGCCACAAAGCTGCAAGAGAAAAGCCTCAGCACAGAACGCTTCCTAAGGTTCTCCAGCTTCAACTCTCTTGTCCGAGCTATAGCACACTTAATTCACATTGTGAGGTCCTTTAAGCTCACTAAAGACATGGACAAGTGTCAAGGGTGGCACAGGTGTGATCTGTCTCGAACCCCAGATGAACTATCCCTCGCAAAGGAAGTCATTATTTCAGCTGTTCAGAGGAGAGCATTTTCAAAGGAATTTGAGGCTTTGATCACGAATAAGCCAGTCCCGATAAACAGCAGACTTCGTTGCCTCAGTCCAACCTTGGAGAACAATCTCATTTGTGTTGGAGGACGACTAAAGAACGCTAACCTGGGCACTGGAGAGAAGAACCCAATAATCCTCCCAAAGGAAAACCACATCGCCTTGTTGCTTGTCAGACACCATCACGCCCAAGTCAAACACCAAGGCCGTCACCTGACAGAAGGAGCCATCAGAGCTGCAGGTTTATGGCTCTTGGGGGGGAAGAGGCTCATCAATTCAGTCTTACACAAATGTATAACTTGTCGCAAACTCAGAGGCAAAATGCAAGAGCAACGCATGGCAAATTTGCCTCCAGAACGCCTTCAAACCTGCCCTCCATTTACATATGTGGGATTGGATGTCTTTGGACCCTGGTGTATTACTGCCAGACGAACAAGAGGAGGACAAGCTGAGAGCAAACGGTGGGCTATGATGTTCTGCTGTATGAGCTCCAGAGCCGTCCACATTGAGGTCATTGAGTCAATGGACACTTCAAGTTGTATTAACGCTTTGAGGCGTTTCTTTGCAATAAGAGGACCTGCCAAACAGCTAATGTCCGACTGCGGCACAAATTTCATAGCTGCATGTAAGGAACTTGGAATGAGCCAAAACCAACCAGATGCCACGGTGCAGAGGTACCTAAACCAACAAGGGTGCTCATGGGAATTCAACCCTCCCACACGCCTCACACATGGGCGGTTCTTGGGAACGTCTGATTAA